The following is a genomic window from Falco naumanni isolate bFalNau1 chromosome 10, bFalNau1.pat, whole genome shotgun sequence.
CTAGAAATCTCACATTCTAAAACAAGTTGTTAAACCAGGCAGATCTAATCCTTCTAGAAAAATAGGTTTATTGAACAAGTGCATGGGCAAGCACAAAAGAAGAGCCTACTTGTACATTTAGCAGCCAGAAATGAAGAGCCTTGTTtagttgtgttgtttttttttaatcggtGTCTAAGAAAATCATTTGAAATGTCAAGGCAgtgctgttcatttttttttatttattttcccccctAGCTTGGTATGCATGTTATGCTCTCTGTCTTCCTAACATTAGGTCCATCTCAAACATTCTCTGTCGAAAACAGAATCAAAAGAACATAGCAAAGTTAGCAATCAAAGTTAGATCCACATGCATCAGGTTaaaaaaagggagaaggggagaaataAGCATGTCTAGTTGTTTCCTAGGGGGTCCCCATAGTTTGCATAGCGTTCATGTTCCAGGTCACTCAGCACATTTCGTTTCTTGCCAGGAGTTCCAGCCCCGACGTCAGTGCGAGGGTAAGTTTGCAATTTGTGCAATTCTTGAGACAGTTTGCCCAGCACACAAGTACTCAGACTGGCACAGCGTTTGGAAATAGGTCTATCCAGgctgcaggggggaaaaaaaacatgccCAAAGGAAGAGTAACCTCAAACATGCACATTCATGCATTTCTTCCCTAGATAAATATCTAAATTTAAGAAActtaaaagttaattaaaaaaacacaaaccctcCACATCACATTCCATGCAAGGAAAGTTCATACAAATGCAGTCAGAAggaaaacactatttttcaaagaattcaACTTTGTTGAAAAGCAAGTTTGTTAGCCTTTCGGATGCTCATAGTCAGAGGTCAGGAACTTTTACTTCCCATGTTCAGCATGCTGTTCAGTCTCTCGTACACCACCACCATGCTTTGCAATACAAATCCTGTTAGGATAATGCAAATGCTCTTGCATGCCTTTGGTCTACAGGGGAAGAGTGGTGCTGCGTGCATTAGGAGGAACGCGTCTCCTCTGCCAGGGACTTTCCATGCCTTACAACAGCATGCACTTTCACGACAGAGAATCCAAGAGTGGCTGAACGGCCCCTTACACTCCCACCAGGAAGACATACCTTTTGCTGCCACATTTTAACATAACCCCCTCATTCAAGCTCAAATCGCCCTCCACTTTCAGTTGTAAAAGACAGATAGAAGCAGTTAACTAGGTAGAAGCCATTCTCCCGATACCAACATTAGGATGTCTCTGCAGTATCATCTTTTACCAGTTAGGTGACCGCAGTTAACCATAAccccaagaaaagaaaaataagaatccTGACCGGCAGAGGGTCTGCTCACACGGCTTTTGCTTAATTTCAGACACAACAACCTCCCCActgcccttctcctgccccaggACTGCAGTCCTTACCTGTTCCCCTCAGAGGCTTgctccagctcttctgctgtcaTCTGTATGAACTCTTTCACCAGCGCATTTAATAACCTCCGAGCTTCGTAATCACTGAGCGTCACTCGATCTGTTACGGACTCCAAGCCAGGTCTGAGCAGAGACAGGCAAACCAGGATGAATAAAACCCGTACTGCTGCAGAGAGCCACGCACAGGAGAGAGGGGTTTGTCATGCATTACTGCGAGTCACTGACAGTCTCTTTCACTGGTGTGAATATGTAAACCATCCTCATGCACAGCATTAGGAGTTTTATAATGTAATAGCAGAACCACAGTGtcaagaacagcagcaggagaaagcagcagtctCATTCACTGTAGTCCGTTTCCCTCCTAGATCTCtaaagaatattaaatattttcataccaTTCAGATACAGCACTCAGCAGCAGGACCGGCTTCTTACCTGACTGGGGCTGCCTGGAAGCTATCCATCTGGCACACAACCAAGGCATAAACAGCAAGGAAAGATGAAATCTTCAGCATAACCATGATTTCCTCTCTACAACAAAGAGGTACATCAAGCAATGGCTGTTTTCCAACGCTCTCAATCCTGTAAGTTCTACTAAAGAGGTCATCGTTTCCTAGCCACAAGTAGCACAAATactaacagcttttttttttttttttttaatagaaccTTCCCATTTCTTTTGATTATTGCTGTCATGCTTCggttttctttgaattttaagaTAACTTAGCACTATTACAGGGgataaaaatgcagcttttcagaCCTGCAGTTCTGTACAGCTTTCTGCATTCAACTTAATGCAGACATCCCCTCAAACTGGTGAAAAACACGTTCCTCTGACTAATCACTACACGCAATGTCACAGCCAGCATGTCCAACACAAACGAGTACAGTTGTGGGATACCAGTGACAAgacaaaaacagagaaatgcttagtgtttaatatttttaagaatgaagTGCCACTGTTAGTTTACCTGAACCTGCTTGTTTCTTGGCATTAGCATGCTAATATCCCAGTTCAGATTACACTGTAAGAATTAAGTATGTCAATTCCAATAACTATTTCTACTCTGAAACCAGAAAACGGATAAATGAAAATGGTCATAAGaacaaaacctgtaaaaaaataaagaatatatatataattgaaGATATCTGTCCTGAGATACACCTCTTTTTCTCACAGCATCAGTGTCTTAGACTCAAACAAGCTCATCAACCACCACATCAGCCTCATTTTTGCTAGCTCTCGGCTCTCGCCGCGGCTCACCGAACGAGGAGACCCCTTCCCAAGGCCGGCCCGCTCCTCCCGGGGCACCGGCACCGCGCCCGGCCGGGCGGGCACGGCGGAGGGCTGTGCAGGGACAGCCGTCGGGCACTCCCGGCAAGACAACCCACGCCGTATCGGCAGGggacaggagaggagaggatCAGGACTGACTGTCTCCCACCTTCCTCGGCGCGCCTCCTTGCACACGCGTGTGCCCACAAGCACATGGGTCAAGGGAATACCACGCAAAGCGCCGCAGCCCCGGAGAGGACAGGGACTGGCGGGGCCCGCCCCATGCAGGGagccgcggcgggggccggaGCGGTGCTTACCGGCGGTGCGGCGCGGAGCGGTGCGGTGCGCAGAAGGATGCCGGTGGCGCCGCCGAGCCGCGGTACCACGCACGGCCCGCCGGCTCCCCTTTATACCTGCCGCCGCGGCAGCCTGCGTGGGCGCCCGCGCGGGGCCGCCAGCCAATCACCGCCTCGGCCGCCCGCCTCGGCCCGGCCCGCCATTGGCCGCCAAGCCCGGCTCGGCGGTGACGTTATGTCCCGCTCCGTGAGCGTCccattcacaaaaaaaaacccgGCGGGGGGGGTGCGGCGCCGGGGACGGGGGGGGCGTACACTcggcgcggccgcggcccggccccgcgcccccgcggGATCGCTCACGCGTGGCGACCTCTGCAGCGGAGGGACCGCATTGCAGAGCggggccgctccccgcccgggatcccgcccccccccccccccccaggggccGGCAGCCGCCGCGGCTTCAGGGGGAGCGCGGCTGTGCCCAGCCGCCCACCGGGCCCGCGCACCAGCTGCGTCcgcggcccgggccgggggcgtgcggcgcggcgggggctcTGCGTGCGGACGTGACCCCTGCAGCCCCGCACCCCCTCGCCTCCCGGGGGGAGGCCGCACGTGCAGCCGACACCCCGCCGCCGGAGCGAGGGACCCTCGGCACCCGCGAGCAGCCCCCGGCGGCACCGAGCTGCTCCCCGCGCTCGCCCGGCCGAGCGCCCGCACCGCCTCCGCCTAACTCCGCGGTCCTAGAGGAAACCATCACCACCATcatcaccaccatcaccaccatcaccacacAACTCCAGGGGCAGGTGCAGCGCCTTTCCGGCACGGaagaggcaggggaagggggggatCGCCTCCCCCCGGGGCAGCGCTGCGCCCCGCCGGCCGGGATTACCGGCAGCTGCCGCCGCCCCGTGCATCCATCACCCGCGGAGGGCCCTCTGTCACGGCGCGGGCGCCGCACCTGCCCGCGCAGGATGTTTGCCCCGGCGCCGCAGGCacccgggggggtggggggccgCCCTGCCCGCGACACGGGAACAGGCGACGCGGCACGGGGGTGGCAGCAGAGTGCTGCCCGCCAGCACGAGGCgcggggaggggagcggagcggcCGGGCCTGCTGCCCCGCAGCGCCGGGAGGCGGAGGGCCCGTCCACCGCCCCCGGGGCCGGCATCGCCGCTcctgcccgccgcggggcgcggggcgctTGCCGAGGAGACGGCGGCACCGGCGGGCGGCGCCGCTGCGAGCCCCCGCCGCGCGGGGGGTGCCCAAGCGCTGCTCGACCTCTGGCAAGGGACCGCGGCCGGAGAGGGGGCTGAGCGCTCCCGGGACCCCCGGCTCGGCTCCGCCCGTTCCCGGCCCTGCCCTTCGCGGCTGGCGGCGGCACGGCccgcgctgctgctgccgctgccgctgcggcccccggcccccggcgaGCGGAGCCCCGCGCACGCTGCGCGGCCGCGAGCGCAGCCGTCTCGCTCGTTCTCGCCACCTGGACGGGACGGGCGAGCGTTCCCGGCCACCGGCCGCGCTCCTTCGGTTGTGCCTGTGCAGCAGCCGGTGTTACGGGTCGCTCCCGACGGCAGGAATCGTGCGTTTGCCCGGGAGGCGAATAAACCCCGGGCGAGCCGCGGGGCGGCGATTCTTTTGTTGATGCGGTTTTAGCTTTGAAGTTTAAGAACACGAACATCCCGAAAACCACCGGCGAGTGGCTGGCCTCCGCAGCAGCCGTCCGCGCTCCCCCCCGCGCAGGGCACCGTGCCGGCGGGCTCTGCGCGCCTCCCCGCCCCCGTTCTGCGAACGCCGGTTGCAAAACCGTTTAGGTTTTGGGGTTGACTcctgggtttggttgttgttgtttggttgggtttcCTTCAGATCACAAgtagtgtttgggttttttttctacgTCTTCGTTGCTTTCTCACAAGCTGCAGCCCGCGGGGGGTGCGCACCGAGCCGGCCGGTGACCGGCAGGAGCGGAGGGAAGGGACCGCACGGGGCGGGGACTGTCACGGCTCCGAGCTCCCCCCGTGCCCACGGGCACCCTGCGGAGGCTCCGAGCAAAGTGCCCGCGGGAACCGGGGCTggcccctgcccgctgcccccgcccgccctcccggggggctccccccgccccccgcccagGCAAAGCGAACATTTCGTTTTAAATAGCAGCTCCATCGTACGGATGCTCGTCACGGGAATCCTCCGAGAGAAGGAGCTCAAGTATTTGATTTTAAACCTCTTCCGTTTCCACGACTCCTATTCCGATTTTTAAGCTCGTTTTTCGGAGCTTGCAGTGCCAAACGTGGGAAGCACCCAGAGACAGGGCTCAGCACCGCTCTGGCTGTTCTAACGGGACTTGCACAGCTACACCAACAGAAATAACGTGTAGGAACTTCAACGATCAGGCTTCCAGCCAGACATTGCTCTTTCTCTCTAACTCCActgttcctttcctcttcctatGTTAACAGCTAATCGTTCACATTTCCTTTAGGGGTTTATTTACTCCTTGTCCGCATACAATATGCCTGTTTTAACCCTAAAAAGTCCAGACGACTCTGTTGTAATAGCatatttcagttcttcaggcaggaaaaagtgaaatttctTCT
Proteins encoded in this region:
- the CALCB gene encoding calcitonin gene-related peptide 2 isoform X1 produces the protein MVMLKISSFLAVYALVVCQMDSFQAAPVRPGLESVTDRVTLSDYEARRLLNALVKEFIQMTAEELEQASEGNSLDRPISKRCASLSTCVLGKLSQELHKLQTYPRTDVGAGTPGKKRNVLSDLEHERYANYGDPLGNN
- the CALCB gene encoding calcitonin gene-related peptide 2 isoform X2, with translation MVMLKISSFLAVYALVVCQMDSFQAAPVRPGLESVTDRVTLSDYEARRLLNALVKEFIQMTAEELEQASEGNSSVTAQKRACNTATCVTHRLADFLSRSGGVGKNNFVPTNVGSKAFGRRRRSVQI
- the CALCB gene encoding calcitonin gene-related peptide 2 isoform X3, with protein sequence MVMLKISSFLAVYALVVCQMDSFQAAPVRPGLESVTDRVTLSDYEARRLLNALVKEFIQMTAEELEQASEGNSVTAQKRACNTATCVTHRLADFLSRSGGVGKNNFVPTNVGSKAFGRRRRSVQI